From one Streptomyces sp. SCSIO 30461 genomic stretch:
- a CDS encoding SDR family oxidoreductase, translating into MDLGLKDRVYIVTGATRGLGKASAHALAAEGARLVVTGRDQRTAEAAAAELGADAVGIAADNADPDAAERLIAAARKRFGHVDGVLISVGGPPPGFVADNTDEQWQAAFDTVFLGAVRLARAAAAALGPGGVIGFVLSGSVHEPIPGLTISNGLRPGLAGFAKSLADELGPRGIRVIALLPGRIATDRMRQLDELSGDADASRAANEHRIPLRRYGTPEEFGRTAAFLLSPAASYVTGVMLPVDGGARHGF; encoded by the coding sequence ATGGATCTTGGACTGAAGGACCGCGTCTACATCGTCACCGGCGCGACACGGGGACTCGGCAAGGCGTCGGCGCACGCACTGGCGGCCGAGGGCGCACGGCTGGTCGTCACCGGCCGGGACCAGCGGACGGCCGAAGCGGCGGCGGCCGAACTGGGCGCCGACGCCGTCGGTATCGCGGCGGACAACGCCGACCCCGACGCGGCCGAGCGGCTCATCGCGGCGGCGCGTAAGCGTTTCGGCCACGTCGACGGCGTCCTGATCAGTGTGGGCGGCCCGCCGCCCGGCTTCGTCGCGGACAACACGGACGAGCAGTGGCAGGCGGCGTTCGACACGGTGTTCCTCGGTGCGGTCCGGCTGGCGCGGGCCGCCGCGGCGGCGCTGGGCCCCGGTGGGGTCATCGGCTTCGTGCTCTCCGGATCGGTCCACGAGCCGATCCCCGGTCTCACCATCTCCAACGGCCTGCGCCCGGGCCTGGCCGGGTTCGCCAAGTCCCTCGCCGACGAGCTGGGACCGCGCGGCATCCGCGTCATCGCTCTGCTTCCGGGGCGCATCGCCACCGACCGTATGCGTCAACTCGACGAGCTCTCGGGCGACGCGGACGCCTCCCGGGCCGCGAACGAGCACCGCATTCCGCTGCGGCGCTACGGCACCCCTGAGGAGTTCGGCCGCACGGCTGCGTTCCTGCTGTCGCCCGCGGCCTCGTACGTGACCGGCGTGATGCTCCCCGTGGACGGCGGCGCCCGCCACGGGTTCTAG
- a CDS encoding IS1182 family transposase: MAVGRTPMQPGLLSSTVGFCEGRLAPNSIYAVLHRECRALFPDEMFADLFAEDGRRSVPPMIVAVVMVLQRLEGLSDREAVERFAFDVRWKYAAGGLDFDHPGFVHTVLVDMRARLAASARPNRIFERTVEVAAQAGLVGRRRVLDSAPIYDAVATQDTITLIRSAIRGLLRAADHVLRAELRAVISSGDAYTSTDKPVIDWTDAAEREALIDSRARDGFALLTVLDGRAVPGDVGQAARLLATVLGQDLEQDGGVFKIARKVAADRVISTVDPEARHGHKTVRRSFDGYKGHVAEEPDSEVITATEVTAGNAGDAEPAADLLADVLQPPAAEQADQARAEVYGDAAYGTGPLLAELDDAGARVMVKVQAANAPGGRFSKDAFTIDLEAGQVTCPNQVTAAIRPKSDGGGTACFKTACAACPLAAQCTTARNGRVITIGPHEEHLARGRARSADPVWLAAYRATRPKVERKIAHLMRRRHGGRRARVRGRAKIAADFSLLAAAVNVARLGVLGIMSTGSDKWAVAAG; the protein is encoded by the coding sequence ATGGCAGTGGGCCGGACTCCGATGCAGCCGGGGTTGCTCTCCTCCACAGTGGGTTTCTGCGAGGGTCGGCTGGCGCCGAACTCGATCTACGCGGTGCTGCACCGCGAGTGCCGGGCGTTGTTCCCCGATGAGATGTTCGCCGATCTGTTCGCCGAGGACGGCCGCAGGTCGGTGCCGCCGATGATCGTGGCGGTCGTGATGGTCCTGCAGCGTCTGGAGGGTTTGTCCGATCGCGAGGCGGTCGAGCGGTTCGCGTTCGATGTGCGCTGGAAGTACGCCGCCGGCGGGCTGGACTTCGACCATCCGGGGTTCGTGCACACCGTGCTGGTCGACATGCGGGCGAGGCTTGCCGCTTCCGCCCGGCCGAACCGGATCTTCGAGCGGACGGTAGAGGTTGCTGCACAGGCCGGACTGGTCGGCCGCAGGAGGGTGCTGGACTCGGCACCGATCTATGACGCGGTGGCCACGCAGGACACCATCACGCTGATCCGTTCGGCCATCCGCGGCCTGCTGCGGGCGGCCGATCACGTGCTGCGGGCCGAGCTGCGGGCGGTGATCTCCAGCGGGGACGCCTACACCAGCACGGACAAGCCGGTCATCGACTGGACGGACGCGGCCGAGCGGGAAGCCCTCATCGATTCGCGGGCCCGTGACGGGTTCGCGCTGCTGACCGTGCTGGACGGCCGGGCCGTGCCCGGGGATGTGGGCCAGGCCGCGCGGTTGCTGGCCACCGTGCTGGGCCAGGACCTGGAGCAGGACGGGGGCGTCTTCAAGATCGCCCGCAAGGTGGCCGCGGACCGGGTCATCTCCACGGTTGATCCCGAGGCCCGGCACGGCCACAAGACCGTCCGCCGGTCCTTCGACGGTTACAAGGGTCATGTGGCCGAGGAACCCGACAGCGAGGTCATCACCGCGACCGAGGTCACGGCGGGCAACGCCGGCGATGCCGAGCCCGCCGCCGACCTGCTCGCCGACGTTCTCCAACCACCTGCCGCCGAGCAGGCAGACCAGGCGCGGGCCGAAGTCTACGGCGACGCCGCTTACGGGACCGGGCCGCTGCTGGCCGAGCTGGACGACGCGGGCGCCCGGGTGATGGTCAAGGTGCAGGCGGCCAACGCGCCCGGTGGGCGGTTCTCCAAGGACGCCTTCACCATCGATCTGGAGGCAGGGCAGGTCACCTGCCCGAACCAGGTGACCGCCGCGATCCGCCCGAAGTCTGATGGCGGTGGGACGGCCTGCTTCAAGACCGCCTGCGCCGCCTGCCCCCTTGCGGCGCAGTGCACTACCGCCAGGAACGGACGCGTCATCACCATCGGCCCTCACGAAGAACACCTGGCCCGGGGCCGGGCTCGCAGTGCGGACCCCGTCTGGCTGGCCGCCTACCGGGCCACCCGCCCCAAGGTCGAACGCAAGATCGCCCACCTGATGCGGCGGCGACACGGCGGACGCCGCGCCCGGGTGCGGGGCCGGGCCAAGATCGCCGCCGACTTCTCCTTGCTGGCCGCCGCCGTCAACGTCGCGCGGCTCGGCGTGCTCGGAATCATGTCCACAGGCAGTGACAAGTGGGCGGTCGCCGCCGGCTGA
- a CDS encoding DUF6381 family protein encodes MSVSGEASGRVRQMRQKADELKQAAERSSDPEERRRLEEKARKLRDQSDQESAMGAGDIFPDV; translated from the coding sequence ATGAGCGTTTCAGGCGAGGCAAGCGGACGCGTGCGCCAGATGCGTCAGAAGGCAGACGAACTGAAACAGGCCGCGGAACGGTCCTCCGACCCCGAGGAGCGCCGTCGGCTGGAGGAGAAGGCCCGCAAGCTGCGGGACCAGAGTGATCAGGAGAGCGCGATGGGGGCGGGGGACATATTCCCGGACGTGTGA
- the amaP gene encoding alkaline shock response membrane anchor protein AmaP, whose product MPRTLPVANRLLLGLTGLVLFAAGGAVLAAALGAGVPSWWPWSGPGDVLLTQRARQHWRAESWWWPTVIAALAVLLLLGLWWLLAQFRRSRLAEILVESPDGEVALLRGRALESVLIGEVEDLDGVARARIGIHGRPTAPTVRVRLLLEPYASPEETLRRLAAEALTHARTSAGLEALPAEVRLRAEKHHARRVV is encoded by the coding sequence ATGCCTCGCACGCTTCCCGTCGCCAACCGTCTGCTGCTGGGACTCACCGGTCTGGTGCTGTTCGCCGCCGGGGGAGCGGTGCTCGCCGCCGCGCTGGGTGCCGGTGTGCCCTCCTGGTGGCCATGGTCGGGCCCCGGCGACGTGCTCCTCACCCAGCGCGCCCGTCAGCACTGGCGCGCCGAGAGCTGGTGGTGGCCCACGGTGATCGCGGCCCTCGCCGTGCTGCTGCTCCTCGGCCTGTGGTGGCTGCTGGCGCAGTTTCGCCGCTCGCGGCTCGCCGAGATCCTGGTGGAGAGCCCCGACGGCGAGGTCGCGTTGCTCAGGGGCCGGGCTCTGGAATCCGTGCTGATCGGTGAGGTGGAGGACCTCGACGGGGTGGCTCGTGCCCGGATCGGTATCCACGGCCGCCCCACGGCTCCCACGGTTCGCGTTCGGCTGCTCCTCGAACCGTATGCGTCCCCCGAGGAGACCCTTCGTCGGCTAGCGGCCGAGGCCTTGACCCACGCCCGCACATCCGCGGGGCTGGAGGCACTGCCGGCGGAGGTCCGCCTCCGCGCGGAGAAGCACCACGCCAGGCGCGTGGTGTGA
- a CDS encoding DUF6286 domain-containing protein: MTAPGHVPGTEVAAVPAPASRRASRFWSKRRIPSGLVAALLTAASGLVLYDIAAVRTERPGVAWRRTLATELEQRPLDDIWVLAGASVAVALGLSLIVLAVTPGLRGLLPMRRLEDDTGLSAGLDRDAAALALRDRAMEVPGVQSVRVRMRRSRVRLRAVSHFRELDEVRSDLDSVLDAGIRELGLAHPPALSVRVRRAPRKG; encoded by the coding sequence ATGACCGCGCCCGGACATGTGCCCGGGACCGAGGTCGCGGCTGTTCCCGCACCCGCGTCCCGGAGGGCTTCACGCTTCTGGTCGAAACGGCGGATCCCGTCCGGGTTGGTCGCCGCCTTGCTGACCGCGGCATCGGGACTCGTCCTGTACGACATCGCCGCCGTACGGACCGAGCGACCCGGTGTGGCATGGCGCCGCACCCTTGCCACCGAGTTGGAGCAACGCCCCCTCGACGACATCTGGGTCCTCGCCGGCGCGAGCGTCGCGGTGGCGCTCGGGCTGTCCCTGATCGTGCTCGCCGTGACCCCCGGACTGCGAGGGCTGCTGCCGATGCGGCGCCTCGAGGACGACACCGGACTGAGCGCGGGACTCGACCGGGACGCCGCGGCGCTCGCACTGCGCGACCGCGCCATGGAGGTGCCCGGTGTGCAGTCGGTACGGGTGCGGATGCGAAGGTCCCGCGTCCGTCTGAGGGCGGTGTCCCACTTCCGAGAGCTCGACGAGGTGCGGAGCGACCTGGACTCGGTGCTGGACGCCGGCATCCGGGAACTCGGCCTCGCGCATCCCCCGGCGCTGTCCGTGCGGGTCCGTCGAGCCCCCAGGAAGGGTTGA
- a CDS encoding Asp23/Gls24 family envelope stress response protein, translating to MTDTGVNVSREPSGGGGSTSPGGAAGSAGTGKRGAVDPAARGRTTIADGVVQKIAGLAARDVIGVHAMGSGTSRTFGAVRDRVPGAGSRSSAARGVKAEVGEVQTALDLEIVVDYGVSIGDVARAVRENVIAAVERMTGLEVVEVNIAVSDVKLPDEEDEEPEPRIQ from the coding sequence ATGACCGACACCGGCGTCAATGTCAGCAGGGAACCGTCGGGGGGCGGGGGAAGCACGAGCCCGGGGGGAGCGGCAGGGAGCGCGGGGACGGGCAAGCGGGGTGCTGTCGATCCGGCTGCCCGGGGGCGTACCACCATTGCCGACGGGGTCGTCCAGAAGATCGCCGGACTGGCTGCCCGGGATGTGATCGGAGTCCACGCGATGGGCAGCGGGACCTCCCGCACCTTCGGCGCCGTACGCGACCGGGTGCCGGGCGCCGGGAGCCGCTCCAGCGCCGCCCGCGGGGTGAAGGCCGAGGTCGGTGAGGTGCAGACCGCGCTCGACCTGGAGATCGTCGTCGACTACGGGGTGTCGATCGGCGATGTGGCCAGAGCCGTCCGCGAGAACGTCATCGCGGCTGTGGAGCGGATGACCGGCCTCGAAGTCGTGGAGGTCAACATCGCGGTGAGCGACGTGAAGCTGCCCGACGAGGAAGACGAAGAGCCGGAACCGCGGATCCAGTAG
- a CDS encoding enoyl-CoA hydratase/isomerase family protein: MTSHDSLDSVLDKDGVRLTVDDAVATVTLTNPAKRNAQSPALWRALTEAGRMLPGSVRVVVLRGEGKSFSAGLDRQAFTPEGFDGEPSFLDLARSSTEELDAVIAEYQEAFTWWRRNDLVSIAAVQGHAIGAGFQLALGCDLRIVAQDVQFAMRETSLGLVPDLTGTHPLVSAVGYARALEICATGRFVQADEAERIGLANLVVPAEELDGAVRDLAAALLAAPRDAVIETKALLRGAQDRSYEEQRKAERAAQARRLADLAGIAD; encoded by the coding sequence ATGACTTCGCACGACTCGCTGGACTCTGTTCTCGACAAAGACGGCGTACGGCTCACCGTCGATGACGCGGTGGCCACGGTGACGCTCACCAATCCGGCCAAGCGCAATGCCCAGTCTCCCGCTCTCTGGCGGGCATTGACCGAAGCCGGGCGAATGCTCCCGGGCAGCGTCCGGGTGGTGGTGCTGCGCGGAGAGGGCAAGTCCTTCTCCGCCGGTCTCGACCGCCAGGCCTTCACTCCCGAAGGCTTCGACGGAGAGCCGTCGTTCCTGGACCTCGCGCGAAGCTCCACCGAGGAGCTGGACGCGGTCATCGCCGAGTACCAGGAGGCGTTCACCTGGTGGCGCCGCAACGACCTGGTGTCCATCGCGGCCGTGCAGGGTCATGCGATCGGGGCCGGGTTCCAGCTCGCCCTCGGCTGTGACCTGCGGATCGTCGCCCAGGACGTCCAGTTCGCCATGCGCGAGACGAGCCTGGGCCTGGTCCCCGACCTCACCGGTACGCATCCGCTCGTCTCCGCTGTCGGGTACGCCCGTGCGCTGGAGATCTGCGCCACGGGACGTTTCGTCCAAGCCGATGAGGCGGAGCGGATCGGCCTCGCCAATCTGGTGGTGCCCGCCGAGGAACTCGACGGGGCCGTACGCGACCTGGCGGCGGCCCTGCTGGCGGCGCCGCGTGACGCCGTGATCGAGACCAAGGCGCTGCTGCGCGGTGCGCAGGACCGCAGCTACGAGGAGCAGCGGAAGGCCGAGCGTGCGGCTCAGGCCCGGCGCCTTGCCGACCTCGCGGGTATCGCCGACTGA
- a CDS encoding helix-turn-helix domain-containing protein has protein sequence MAETLKKGSRVTGAARDKLAADLKRKYDSGSSIRALAEETGRSYGFVHRMLSESGVTLRGRGGATRGKKAA, from the coding sequence GTGGCCGAGACTCTGAAGAAGGGCAGCCGGGTGACCGGCGCCGCGCGCGACAAGCTCGCGGCAGACCTGAAGCGAAAGTACGACTCCGGTTCGAGCATCCGGGCGCTGGCCGAAGAGACCGGCCGTTCCTACGGGTTCGTGCACCGGATGCTCAGCGAGTCCGGAGTCACGCTGCGAGGACGCGGCGGAGCTACGCGGGGCAAGAAGGCCGCATAG
- a CDS encoding ABC-F family ATP-binding cassette domain-containing protein — MITASGIELRAGARVLIESTTFRIAKGDRIGLVGRNGAGKTTLTKCLAGEGVPAGGQIARSGQVGYLPQDPRTGDLDVLARDRILSARGLDVLIRKMRENEQRIATGKGATQEKALKQYERQETEFLTKGGYAAESEAATIAAALNLPDRVLGQPLHTLSGGQRRRVELARILFSDADTLLLDEPTNHLDADSIVWLRDYLKTYRGGFIVISHDVDLVETVVNKVFYLDANRSTIDVYNMGWKLYQQQREADEKRRKRERQNAEKKAAALNAQADKMRAKATKTVAAQNMARRAERLLSGLEDVRAADKVAKLRFPEPAPCGRTPLMAEGLSKSYGSLEIFTDVDLAIDKGSRVVILGLNGAGKTTLLRLLGGVENPDTGEVVEGHGLKLGYYAQEHETLDPDRTVLENMRSAAPDLDLVEVRKVLGSFLFSGDDVEKPAGVLSGGEKTRLALATLVVSAANVLLLDEPTNNLDPASREEILGALRTYKGAVVLVTHDEGAVEALQPERIILLPDGVEDLWGADYADLVALA, encoded by the coding sequence GTGATCACCGCTTCCGGCATCGAGTTGCGCGCCGGCGCCCGTGTCCTCATCGAGTCCACCACCTTCCGTATCGCCAAGGGCGACCGCATCGGCCTCGTCGGCCGCAACGGAGCGGGCAAGACCACGCTCACCAAGTGCCTCGCGGGTGAGGGCGTCCCCGCCGGCGGCCAGATCGCACGCTCGGGGCAGGTCGGCTACCTCCCGCAGGACCCGCGTACCGGCGACCTCGACGTCCTGGCCCGCGACCGCATCCTCTCCGCTCGCGGCCTCGACGTCCTGATCCGCAAGATGCGCGAGAACGAGCAGCGCATCGCCACCGGAAAGGGCGCCACTCAGGAGAAGGCGCTGAAGCAGTACGAGCGCCAGGAGACGGAATTCCTGACCAAGGGCGGCTATGCCGCCGAGTCGGAGGCCGCCACGATCGCCGCCGCGCTCAACCTGCCGGACCGGGTGCTCGGCCAGCCGCTGCACACCCTCTCCGGTGGCCAGCGCCGCCGCGTCGAGCTCGCCCGGATCCTCTTCTCCGACGCCGACACCCTGCTGCTGGACGAGCCGACCAACCACCTCGACGCCGACTCGATCGTCTGGCTGCGTGACTATCTGAAGACCTACCGTGGCGGATTCATCGTGATCTCCCATGACGTCGACCTCGTCGAGACCGTCGTCAACAAGGTCTTCTACCTCGACGCCAACCGCTCCACCATCGATGTCTACAACATGGGCTGGAAGCTCTACCAGCAGCAGCGCGAGGCCGACGAGAAGCGCCGCAAGCGGGAGCGCCAGAACGCCGAGAAGAAGGCCGCGGCGCTCAACGCCCAGGCCGACAAGATGCGCGCCAAGGCCACCAAGACCGTCGCCGCGCAGAACATGGCGCGCCGTGCCGAACGGCTGCTGTCCGGCCTTGAGGACGTCCGGGCCGCCGACAAGGTCGCCAAGCTGCGCTTCCCCGAGCCCGCCCCGTGCGGTAGGACCCCGCTGATGGCGGAGGGCCTGTCGAAGTCCTACGGCTCCCTGGAGATCTTCACCGATGTGGATCTCGCCATCGACAAGGGTTCGCGCGTGGTGATCCTCGGGCTGAACGGTGCCGGAAAGACCACCCTGCTGCGCCTGCTCGGCGGGGTCGAGAATCCCGACACCGGCGAGGTCGTCGAGGGCCACGGCCTCAAGCTCGGCTACTACGCCCAGGAGCACGAGACGCTCGACCCGGACCGCACGGTGCTGGAGAACATGCGCTCCGCCGCGCCCGATCTCGACCTGGTCGAGGTCCGCAAGGTACTCGGCTCGTTCCTGTTCTCCGGGGATGACGTCGAGAAGCCGGCCGGAGTGCTGTCCGGCGGTGAGAAGACCAGGCTCGCGTTGGCCACGCTGGTGGTCTCGGCGGCGAATGTGCTGCTGCTGGACGAGCCGACCAACAACCTCGACCCGGCCAGCCGTGAGGAGATCCTCGGCGCGTTGCGGACCTACAAGGGTGCGGTCGTCCTGGTGACGCACGACGAGGGTGCCGTCGAGGCGCTCCAGCCGGAGCGGATCATCCTGCTTCCGGACGGGGTCGAGGACCTCTGGGGCGCGGACTACGCGGATCTGGTGGCCCTCGCCTGA
- a CDS encoding VOC family protein, whose protein sequence is MADAPSICPTLLYVDAKAAIKQLTEAFGFTEHAVYEGGNGKVVHAELSYGNGMVMLGSKGTGSEFDRLMESGGPVGVYVQVDDVDAHHRRAVEHGAVIVLPPTDQDYGSRDYMARDLEGNVWSFGTYRPGASAE, encoded by the coding sequence ATGGCGGACGCACCGAGCATCTGCCCGACACTGCTGTACGTGGACGCCAAGGCCGCGATCAAGCAGCTCACCGAGGCCTTCGGTTTCACCGAGCACGCCGTGTACGAGGGCGGAAACGGCAAGGTGGTGCACGCGGAGCTGTCCTATGGGAACGGGATGGTGATGCTGGGCAGCAAGGGCACGGGCAGCGAGTTCGACAGGTTGATGGAGAGCGGCGGCCCGGTCGGTGTCTATGTCCAGGTCGACGATGTGGACGCGCACCACCGCAGGGCGGTGGAGCACGGGGCGGTCATCGTGCTGCCGCCCACCGACCAGGACTACGGCTCCCGGGACTACATGGCGCGCGACCTTGAAGGCAACGTCTGGAGCTTCGGGACGTATCGTCCTGGCGCGAGCGCGGAATGA
- a CDS encoding alpha/beta fold hydrolase, giving the protein MRPVTATAAAVTTLLGIGAAAFAAGRYASDAALKATPERPVPGEPRLTVHATGPGRITLTRSLASLRPGVYGLAGTGVHAVVGPVLEDVPHAADTVVRRLESVGHGSLDIGTKVRFTPRLHSGTPSSLGIDHEDVEVHGELGPLPAWFVPGPRSTWIIAVHGLGATREHVLNLMPFLAGRRVPVLAVSYRGDRGAPRPPDGLCHLGDSEWRDLDAAIRYAVRAGAERVIVHGWSVGAAMALHAAANSAVRDRIAGLVLDSPVLDWEATLRALATARHTPSVLLPLAVRAAQGRTGLHGDRLLEAADPDGLGVPTLIFHGPDDRIAPWAPARELAARRPDLVSLHTVTEAPHAAMWNADPARYEEALRRFLTPLI; this is encoded by the coding sequence GTGCGCCCGGTTACAGCGACGGCAGCTGCCGTCACCACCCTGCTCGGTATCGGAGCGGCCGCGTTCGCCGCGGGCCGGTACGCGAGCGATGCGGCACTCAAGGCAACGCCCGAACGCCCTGTGCCCGGCGAGCCCCGGCTCACCGTGCACGCCACGGGGCCGGGCCGGATCACGCTCACGCGCAGCCTCGCCTCACTCCGCCCCGGTGTGTACGGACTCGCCGGCACCGGGGTCCACGCAGTCGTCGGCCCGGTGCTCGAAGACGTCCCGCACGCCGCGGACACCGTCGTCCGCCGACTGGAGAGCGTGGGCCACGGCAGTCTCGACATCGGGACCAAGGTCCGCTTCACTCCGCGGTTGCACAGCGGAACGCCGTCCTCCCTCGGCATCGACCACGAGGACGTGGAGGTGCACGGAGAGTTGGGTCCGCTGCCCGCCTGGTTCGTCCCCGGGCCCCGCAGCACATGGATCATCGCCGTGCACGGCCTCGGCGCCACCCGCGAACACGTGCTGAACCTGATGCCGTTCCTCGCCGGGCGGCGTGTGCCGGTGCTGGCCGTCTCCTACCGCGGCGACCGCGGCGCACCCCGCCCACCCGACGGCCTCTGCCATCTCGGTGACTCCGAGTGGCGCGACCTCGACGCGGCCATCCGGTACGCCGTCCGCGCCGGTGCCGAGCGCGTGATCGTCCACGGCTGGTCCGTCGGAGCCGCGATGGCCCTGCACGCCGCCGCCAACTCGGCCGTACGGGACCGGATCGCCGGGCTCGTCCTGGACTCCCCGGTGCTCGACTGGGAAGCCACCCTGCGCGCCCTCGCGACCGCACGCCACACCCCGTCGGTGCTCCTTCCGCTCGCGGTCCGCGCCGCTCAGGGGCGCACCGGGCTGCACGGCGACCGGCTGCTGGAGGCCGCGGATCCGGACGGTCTCGGCGTACCCACGCTGATCTTCCACGGTCCCGACGACCGAATCGCGCCCTGGGCCCCCGCACGGGAGCTCGCGGCACGACGGCCGGACCTGGTCAGCCTCCACACCGTCACCGAAGCCCCGCACGCGGCGATGTGGAACGCCGACCCGGCACGCTACGAGGAAGCCCTCCGCCGCTTCCTCACCCCCTTGATCTGA
- a CDS encoding class II aldolase/adducin family protein encodes MSGRQRGEWCGQGDEAQGGPVARAWAGLVATARRTVADGLVVGTSGNVSVRVPVDTGDVVLVTPSGVPYDRLGPQDAVGVDLQGRRVLGELTPTSELPMHLAIYRATDAAAVVHTHAVHATAVSTLVTELPLIHYMAAALGGPVRVAPYALYGTEELATRMLDALADRTGCLLGNHGTVTYGASLDQAYDRTAQLEWMCRVWLTASSLPGSAPSLLSRAQVEEVRDKLRTYGQPG; translated from the coding sequence ATGAGTGGGCGGCAACGGGGTGAGTGGTGCGGGCAGGGCGATGAGGCCCAGGGCGGGCCGGTCGCGCGGGCGTGGGCGGGTCTCGTGGCCACCGCCCGCAGGACCGTCGCGGACGGACTCGTGGTCGGAACCTCCGGCAATGTCTCCGTGCGTGTGCCCGTTGACACGGGCGATGTCGTCCTGGTCACACCGAGCGGAGTGCCCTACGACCGGCTCGGGCCGCAGGATGCAGTCGGCGTGGATCTGCAGGGCCGCCGTGTGCTGGGTGAGCTGACCCCCACCAGCGAGCTGCCGATGCACTTGGCGATATACCGGGCCACCGATGCCGCCGCCGTCGTGCACACCCACGCCGTGCATGCCACCGCCGTGTCGACGCTTGTCACCGAGCTGCCGCTGATCCACTACATGGCGGCGGCACTCGGCGGGCCCGTCCGCGTGGCCCCGTACGCGCTCTACGGCACCGAAGAGCTCGCGACCCGAATGCTCGACGCCCTCGCGGACCGTACCGGCTGCCTGCTCGGGAATCACGGCACCGTGACCTACGGCGCCTCGCTCGACCAGGCGTACGACCGCACCGCCCAGCTGGAGTGGATGTGCCGGGTGTGGCTCACCGCGAGCTCCCTGCCGGGCAGTGCGCCGAGCCTGCTCTCGCGGGCTCAGGTGGAGGAGGTGCGCGACAAGCTCCGCACCTACGGTCAGCCCGGCTGA
- a CDS encoding inorganic phosphate transporter produces MENITLLLGIVIITALVFDFTNGFHDTANAMATTISTGALKPKTAVAMSAVLNLVGAFLSVEVAKTISGGLISEDGIRTEVIFAALVGAILWNLLTWLLGLPSSSSHALFGGLIGAAVMSAGFSAVNYGTIVTKVLIPAVAAPVVAGLAAFLAARLTYKIGNGANDKATTKGYRTGQIASAGLVSLAHGTNDAQKTMGVITLALVTGGVLVPGSNPPMWVIVSAGLAIALGTYLGGWRIIRTMGKGLTDLQPQQGFAAQTSAATVILASSNLGFSLSTTQSCSGAVMGAGLGRKGGVVRWSTATRMFVAWGLTLPAAGLVAAAAEFLTSQGTWGTVAVAVLLVAGSGAIWAVSRRKPIDHTNVTADETAGDTGAPGVVTTAIAAVTPPPTVATAEELKATIPAPAGESAPAPAASV; encoded by the coding sequence ATGGAAAACATCACGCTTCTCCTCGGGATCGTGATCATCACCGCTCTCGTGTTCGATTTCACGAACGGTTTCCACGACACCGCCAACGCGATGGCGACAACCATCTCGACCGGGGCGCTCAAGCCGAAGACGGCGGTGGCCATGTCCGCCGTGCTGAACCTCGTCGGCGCCTTCCTGTCCGTCGAGGTCGCCAAGACGATCTCCGGCGGGCTCATCAGCGAAGACGGCATCCGCACGGAAGTGATATTCGCCGCGCTCGTCGGCGCGATCCTGTGGAACCTCCTCACCTGGCTGCTCGGTCTGCCGTCCAGCTCGTCGCACGCCCTGTTCGGCGGCCTCATCGGCGCAGCCGTGATGTCCGCAGGCTTCTCGGCCGTCAACTACGGGACGATCGTCACCAAGGTGCTGATCCCCGCCGTCGCAGCGCCGGTGGTCGCCGGTCTCGCGGCGTTCCTCGCCGCCAGGCTGACGTACAAGATCGGCAACGGGGCGAACGACAAGGCGACCACCAAGGGCTACCGGACGGGTCAGATCGCCTCGGCCGGACTGGTCTCCCTGGCGCACGGCACCAACGACGCCCAGAAGACCATGGGGGTCATCACCCTGGCTCTGGTCACCGGCGGCGTCCTCGTCCCGGGCTCCAACCCCCCGATGTGGGTCATCGTCTCCGCCGGTCTGGCCATCGCACTGGGCACCTACCTCGGCGGCTGGCGGATCATCCGCACCATGGGCAAGGGACTGACCGACCTCCAGCCGCAGCAGGGCTTCGCCGCCCAGACCAGCGCCGCGACGGTCATCCTCGCTTCCTCGAACCTGGGCTTCTCGCTCTCCACCACCCAGTCGTGCTCCGGCGCCGTGATGGGCGCGGGCCTCGGCCGCAAGGGCGGTGTGGTCCGCTGGTCCACCGCCACCCGGATGTTCGTCGCCTGGGGCCTCACCCTTCCGGCGGCCGGCCTGGTCGCCGCCGCTGCCGAGTTCCTCACCAGTCAGGGCACCTGGGGCACAGTCGCCGTCGCCGTCCTGTTGGTCGCGGGCTCGGGCGCCATCTGGGCCGTGTCGCGCCGCAAGCCGATCGACCACACCAACGTCACCGCGGACGAGACCGCCGGGGACACCGGGGCTCCGGGTGTGGTGACCACTGCCATCGCGGCCGTGACCCCGCCGCCCACCGTCGCGACGGCCGAAGAGCTGAAGGCCACCATCCCGGCTCCTGCCGGCGAGTCCGCCCCCGCCCCCGCCGCTTCGGTGTGA